In one window of Panthera uncia isolate 11264 chromosome F2, Puncia_PCG_1.0, whole genome shotgun sequence DNA:
- the ZNF572 gene encoding zinc finger protein 572, whose product MEQEQRLLISDSSGFTERESLKSPFPGDASKNHLETVRHNNAKADKESASKRSKRDGPQNCKHEDIEESPLMWSQGNEIWCSDSCEKDGKSENQGNSAGEEEEKPSHWGWAPGERRSASVQQNSTSRDKPYKCAECWKSFNNSSHLRIHQRTHSGEKPYKCSECGKCFSNSSHLIQHLRTHTGEKPYQCGECGKSFSNTSHLIIHERTHTGEKPYKCPECGKSFSSSSHLIQHHRSHTGEKPYECPVCGKCFSHSYVLIEHQRIHTGEKPYTCPDCGKSFSQSSSLIRHQRTHTGEKPYKCLECGKSFGCNSTLIKHQRIHTGEKPYQCTECGKSFSRSSNLIAHRKTHAGEKPCESPEYEESLNRNCSAIEECGLQPGEKPYKCCECGKRFGLSSHLIRHQRTHTGEKPYRCSECWKTFSQSSTLVIHQRTHTGERPYKCPDCGEGFSQSFNLIRHRRTHVGEKPYKCTDCDKCFSRSAYLTQHRKMHLEKSFESPEVNGFPPGWTWKNCPGEMALISSFSVPRPSSS is encoded by the exons ATGGAGCAAGAGCAAAGACTGTTGATCTCAGATTCTAGTGGCTTCACGGAGAGGGAGAGTTTGAAAAGCCCTTTTCCAG GAGATGCAAGTAAGAATCATTTGGAAACTGTACGACACAATAACGCCAAGGCAGATAAAGAGAGCGCCTCAAAACGGTCTAAGAGAGATGGCCCACAAAATTGTAAGCATGAGGATATAGAAGAAAGTCCATTGATGTGGTCCCAAGGCAATGAGATCTGGTGCAGTGATTCCTGTGAGAAGGATGGCAAGTCAGAGAATCAGGGAAATTCtgcaggagaagaagaagaaaaacccaGTCACTGGGGATGGGCTCCCGGGGAACGCCGCAGTGCCTCTGTCCAGCAGAATTCGACCTCCAGGGACAAACCCTACAAGTGTGCTGAATGTTGGAAAAGCTTCAATAACAGCTCTCATTTGCGTATTCACCAGAGGACCCACTCAGGAGAAAAACCTTATAAATGCTCTGAGTGTGGGAAATGCTTCAGTAACAGCTCTCACCTGATTCAGCACCTGAGgacacacacaggagagaagcccTACCAGTGTGGCGAGTGTGGGAAAAGCTTCAGCAATACCTCCCATCTAATCATTCACGAGAGGACTCACACgggagagaaaccctataaatgtCCCGAGTGTGGGAAGAGCTTTAGTAGCAGCTCCCACCTTATTCAGCACCACAGGTCGCATACCGGCGAGAAGCCCTACGAATGTCCCGTGTGTGGGAAATGCTTCAGCCACAGCTATGTCCTCATAGAACATCAGAGGATTCACACGGGAGAAAAACCTTATACGTGTCCTGACTGTGGAAAGAGTTTTAGTCAGAGTTCTAGCCTGATTCGCCACCAGCGGACGCACACGGGAGAGAAGCCCTACAAGTGTCTCGAGTGCGGGAAAAGCTTCGGTTGCAATTCGACTCTCATAAAGCACCAGAGGATTCACACAGGAGAAAAACCGTATCAGTGTACAGAATGCGGCAAGAGCTTCAGTCGAAGCTCGAACCTAATCGCACACCGGAAAACACACGCAGGAGAGAAGCCCTGTGAAAGTCCCGAATATGAAGAAAGTTTGAATCGGAACTGCAGTGCGATAGAAGAGTGTGGACTCCAGCCTGGGGAGAAACCCTACAAGTGTTGCGAGTGCGGAAAGCGTTTCGGTCTCAGCTCCCATCTCATTAGACACCAGagaacacacacaggagagaagccGTACAGGTGCTCGGAGTGTTGGAAAACTTTCAGCCAGAGTTCCACCCTGGTGATTCACCAGAGGACGCACACGGGAGAGAGACCTTATAAGTGTCCCGACTGTGGCGAAGGCTTCAGCCAGAGCTTTAATCTCATCAGGCACCGGAGGACTCACGTgggagagaaaccttacaaatgcaCCGACTGTGACAAGTGCTTCAGCAGAAGTGCCTATCTCACTCAGCATCGGAAGATGCACCTAGAAAAGTCTTTCGAGTCTCCCGAAGTCAATGGTTTTCCTCCTGGGTGGACTTGGAAAAACTGTCCAGGGGAAATGGCCCTCATCTCTTCCTTTTCAGTCCCACGTCCATCTTCCTCTTGA